A genomic region of Microbacterium schleiferi contains the following coding sequences:
- a CDS encoding amino acid deaminase: MPDALDAASARAARDPHAALESVAWLGEAIDADAAAGRFASWGASSVIDELVHRPVVSIALFRALNERAKLAARWPVGNAGLMHVYGYLLSPVMTPFGRKRDRWMTGDLARLCGLPPDDFVPWASNRTLLERVTAAATTVLEHHLCRTEELGDVVSQIALTARQGPAALAYALETASTGRRIVTLFPVADAAAFLADLDGGEPRLRWNAAPPSADLSAS, encoded by the coding sequence GTGCCGGACGCGTTGGATGCTGCATCCGCCCGTGCCGCTCGCGATCCACACGCAGCGCTGGAGAGCGTGGCGTGGCTCGGAGAAGCCATCGATGCTGACGCAGCCGCGGGACGATTCGCATCATGGGGCGCCTCCTCGGTGATCGATGAGCTCGTTCACCGGCCCGTCGTGAGCATCGCTCTGTTTCGCGCGCTCAACGAGCGGGCGAAGTTGGCTGCGCGCTGGCCGGTCGGAAACGCCGGCCTGATGCACGTGTACGGCTACCTCCTCTCCCCCGTCATGACGCCCTTCGGACGCAAGCGTGACCGCTGGATGACCGGTGACCTGGCGCGCCTCTGCGGCCTGCCGCCGGACGACTTCGTCCCGTGGGCGAGCAACCGCACCCTTCTCGAGCGGGTCACGGCAGCCGCGACGACGGTGCTCGAGCACCACCTCTGTCGCACGGAAGAGCTCGGCGACGTCGTGTCGCAGATCGCACTGACCGCCCGGCAGGGTCCTGCCGCGCTGGCCTACGCGCTGGAGACCGCCTCGACGGGCAGGCGCATCGTCACGCTGTTTCCCGTCGCGGATGCAGCGGCATTCCTCGCGGATCTGGACGGTGGCGAACCCCGCCTTCGCTGGAACGCCGCCCCTCCGAGCGCCGATCTCAGCGCGAGCTGA
- a CDS encoding YrhK family protein — translation MSADSTNQQSSDLDLRIGHDELVIRNRYETLSITNDFLIGVMFVVGSVLFLWPSTTTVGTCFFIVGSAQLLIRPSIRLARRIHLQRFDSADRTDHGGDY, via the coding sequence ATGTCCGCCGACTCCACCAATCAGCAGTCCTCCGACCTCGACCTTCGAATCGGGCACGATGAGCTCGTCATCCGCAATCGATACGAGACGCTGAGCATCACCAATGACTTCCTCATCGGCGTGATGTTCGTCGTGGGCAGCGTCCTGTTCCTCTGGCCGTCCACGACGACAGTAGGGACGTGCTTCTTCATCGTCGGCAGCGCGCAGTTACTCATCCGTCCGAGCATCCGCCTGGCTCGTCGCATTCATCTCCAGCGCTTCGACTCCGCGGACCGGACCGACCACGGCGGAGACTACTGA
- a CDS encoding phospholipase: MGLTLLLGASSTAAFAQTPAAAPTARSEAPPLPASIQTQAATVESLTSDAEEALAAAAALVADADALNAEVAASGLPVEAPTEVSVSAVDTATADLDGLDLLPIVLLPSLTTAVTDAVTAAQADVDALRERLAAAVAAEEARRAAEEAAAKAAAEEAARVAAEEARRAAAAAAPAVSGPVASTGDNSPGAAQAAARDIMASQYGWGDGEFSCLVSLWNKESGWNYAAYNSSSGAAGIPQALPGSKMASAGGDWASNAVTQVRWGLGYIAGRYGSPCNAWGHSQSVGWY; encoded by the coding sequence ATGGGTCTGACTCTGCTGTTGGGCGCCTCGTCGACTGCCGCGTTCGCGCAGACCCCCGCCGCCGCTCCGACGGCTCGCAGCGAAGCGCCTCCGCTTCCGGCGTCGATCCAGACCCAGGCGGCCACTGTCGAGTCCCTGACCTCGGATGCCGAGGAGGCGCTCGCAGCTGCGGCAGCGCTCGTCGCTGATGCTGATGCGCTGAACGCCGAGGTCGCGGCATCCGGACTCCCCGTCGAGGCTCCGACGGAGGTGTCGGTCTCGGCCGTGGACACGGCAACTGCCGACCTCGATGGCCTGGACCTGCTGCCGATCGTGCTGCTTCCCTCGCTGACCACGGCGGTCACGGATGCCGTCACTGCCGCTCAGGCTGACGTCGACGCGCTGCGCGAGCGGCTTGCAGCGGCTGTCGCCGCCGAGGAAGCTCGTCGCGCCGCGGAAGAGGCGGCCGCCAAGGCAGCCGCCGAAGAAGCTGCCCGCGTCGCTGCCGAAGAGGCACGGCGCGCCGCCGCAGCGGCGGCACCCGCGGTCTCGGGTCCGGTGGCCTCCACCGGCGACAACTCGCCCGGGGCCGCGCAGGCCGCGGCCCGCGACATCATGGCGTCACAGTATGGCTGGGGCGACGGGGAGTTCTCGTGCCTCGTGTCTCTGTGGAACAAGGAGTCCGGCTGGAACTACGCCGCCTACAACTCCTCCAGCGGCGCGGCAGGAATCCCGCAGGCGCTGCCGGGAAGCAAGATGGCCTCCGCCGGCGGTGACTGGGCATCCAACGCCGTCACGCAGGTGCGCTGGGGACTCGGATACATTGCGGGCCGCTACGGATCGCCGTGCAACGCGTGGGGACACTCCCAGTCCGTCGGCTGGTACTAA